Genomic window (Fusarium oxysporum f. sp. lycopersici 4287 chromosome 11, whole genome shotgun sequence):
AAGTCCGGGATCAATCCATGGATTTGTTTTGGGTACAACGGACGCAGCGCGTCAGTGATCAGGACTTCGACTCCTACGTGATCTCTTCCCGAAATAAGCAGTTTATCTCAACTTCTAGTCGACGAGAAGATGTTCTCTCAGGAATGAACGACACGGGAAACAAAGGATCTAACCAAATCAAAATCGACCCCATTGATGACGAAACAACCAATAAGCACCCAACAGCGAAAACGCCAGTCGATTCTGACGAAGACCGGAGACTGGAGTCAGACTTTCTAGCAGTAACTGCGATCTTCGCTGGTGGTGCGGGTTTCACAATTCAGTTCATTGGCCTCAGGGGACTACCATGGCCTTGTGCCGTTGCTCAGCTTGGTGCCATTATCGCTATGGCTATAATCAGAGCCCTAGTCCGTCGAAGACTCGGTGACGATCCAAGATATTGCCATGCACCTTCTCGGTATGAGCTAGACCTACTCGCTACTCAACTCGTCGACGCCTCAAGCCCACGACCTCCTAATCAGCCGTTGAAGACCCCACAAAAAGACTGGACGTGGAGAGTTGATACCGCAAAGCATCGACTGCAGAGCATATACTCGTTTCGTATTGGAAACTGTTTGAATCCAGGTGTCTCGAGCTTGACTAAGGAGGATTGTGCATCTTCACAGTTCGATCATTTGAACGAGGCTCAGCGGATCATGCTTGTCCGAAAGCGACTAGGAGATTTGGTTCGATGGGAGACAGAAGCATTCAAGCCAGCTCTGGCATTAGCTCGCTCCATCGAGCGATTTCTGGACGAGTTCATGCCTGTTGCACCTGACAAGAATCTCATAGAATGGAAAGTTCCTATGAAAGACTCGAAGGACAAGCGATCTGATGTAACACTTGCAATCACGAAGAAGGTCTCGAGTGGCTGGAAGATCAAAGTTGGCGAGGTTGAAGCCATATTGTCACTATGGATGGCCCATCTGGATGCAACCAAAGCGGCAAAAACgaaggacaaggagaagTCTGACTGGCAAAGATCAAAAGCTGGTGTAGCATTGGGAGTTGACTACTGCAGGATCCTCGGGCCTAGTGACCAACGCGGTGTCTTGGAGCGAGATATCAAGTGGTGGGTGGGAAATCCGTCTGTGACCGAGATCACTATGGTAAAGAGAATGGAGGGCACAAGTAGCTCCAGTCATCGTGATTTCGAGACTTGTGAGGCTTTATATCATTGCCATGATCCAGTAAACGATGATATAAAGATGGTTATTGGCTTCATGGGACCGCTTCAGCCTGAAAACCGTCAAAAGTTACTCGTGCAGCACTCTACAGCTGGTTTAGCCACCATTGCTGCCCAGCACCTTTTTACTAGTTTCCTATGGACGATTGTTGACCTGGACCAGCTTCCAAAGGACTTCCTTGACCAGGGCTCTATAAACATTCATGAATCTGTCAGCATTCAACCAACTAAGCCCTTAGATTTGGAGTCGAGCAAACTTGGCACAGGCCGAAAGCTGAGTCATACTAAACTGACCAGATTCGCACTTCATGCTGAGAAAGAGGGTCTTGGAGTACTGGATGACATACTTTTGTGCCTCATCCccatcttcagcctcaaagATGTTCTCCCCAACGACGTTGTACTGAAACTTGACTTGCCTGGCCTGCGTGGGCGAAGCTCATGGGTAAAAGACGCACCAGCTTACTTGGCTCTCCTAAAGTTCATGGCAAAGGATTCTATGTGCCATTTCGACGACTACCTATCATTGGCTTCAGTAGTCCACGCATTGGACTATATCTACCTTATGGCTCTCGATGATCAAAATATGGTTTATGGGAAGGCTTTGCCTGTAGTGGATGATAGAGCCTCCGCTCCCAAGCCGGATGACTCCAGTGCGAACTCCAAGTCTCTTAGCGGACAGTCTTCTGGCGACATTCAAAAGCTGTTGGATCATATCTCTCAGTTCTACCCAGACGCAGTCAAGAAACTCTCGGTATTTTACGAATTACAAGGACGAAAAGACTTTCTCTGTAAGCTTGAGAGCCGCTGTGGGGAGATAAAGAAACCCTGGTCGCACGTGTATGACAACGAGAAGGAAAGCTTGATGAAACAAATCAGGTTCACGTTTCTCCATGACCAGGCTTCCAATATGGCCCCTATAGATCTGCGGTCATTTCAAGGTATGAGACACTGTATCACGGAGGCACGGAGAGCTTTCTTACTTACTAGAACTTAGAGAAGGATTGGAAGAAGCGAGACATATTTGGCTGGACAGCTCTGCACTATGCTGCTTCTTGCAAGGAATTCAACCTTGTCGAGGAGTGCCAGCAACACATCATGCGTAACAGTCACCTTGATGGTTGTCTCAAAGCCCTTCTACGGCAGAGCCACCCACAGACATGGTGGTTCGACAATTTTGGCAGAAGCCCAATTCATGTGGCTTGCTTGACAGGAAACCATGGTTTTCTTCAGAGACTGTTAGCAAGCCTGTCAGATCAGGATGCACGATCAAGCCTAGAAACGAAAGGATTAGATGGGATGACCCCATTACACCTTTCTGTGCAGGGAGGTCACCCAAAGTGCATCGAGGTCATTACGAATAATGGCCATTTACAGGAATTCGAACTGCCGACAGATTCTTGGAAGCGGGATCCGGTTCATCTCGCCGTCGCGAAGGGTGAGTATGAGTGCTGTCAAGAGCTAATTTACAACGGCAAGCTCAAGTTCAGCCCATATACTCTCGATATTCATGGGAAATCGCTCTTCTCGTACCTTGACGACGAGAACGGCGTGCAAAGATCAGTCGGGCAactgcttctcaaggttCACTCGAAAGCCTTCGAGCGGAAAGACAATGAAGGTCAATCTATTTGGCACCTCGCAATCAAGTTCCTAGACAAAGACTCGATAGAAACATTGAAGGACCAACACAAATTGACGAtcgacaacagcaacaacaatggtGAGACCCCGCTGCACCTCGCAGTCAAGCGTAAGGACAAGCGGCTCGTCGGTTGTTTACTGGAACTTGGGGCAAAAGCAGGCATTAATGCGGCAAAAGATCAGTCTCCATTGATGTTTGCCTGCTTCCATGGCGAAGCGGAAATGGTCCAATCCATGAACAAGCAAGCTGCAAATGATGTGGATAAGGACGGAAAGTCTCCATTGCACTATGTGCTTGAGTGCAAAAGCTGCAACGACGAGGATCGAGAGAAGATCGTCAAGTGGCTTGTGTCAGCCATGAAAAATGTCGATGTCGAGGATCAACGGGGCCGTACGCCGCTACATGTTGCGTGTCAGAACTCCAAGAGCTCAATAGTTTCTATTCTTATTGAGAAAGGGGCTAATCCGGGTATCAAGGATGACGAAGGCAACAATGCTCTTCGTTATGCAGTAGGGCTTCGGCTGCAGGTTGGTGGTGTAACATTTACCTGGAGAGAAGATGTTGCCAGGAAGCTTTTGAAAAGGTCACCTGACTGCATCAGGGACCAGAATGAGAAGGGACATACAGCATTGTTCTTAGCACTTATGCAAGGCGAGGAAGATGCTAGTATTTTTCTCCTAAAGAGCGGCGCTGACCCTCAAGTCATTACTGAGAAACAGTATTTGACGCCATTCATGTGGGCATGTCTGGATGGCGGACCACTGAGATTCATCTCAACGGTCCTCGAGATGGCTGAACAACAAGTTGATGGCTTTGATATCAATCAAGGCGATTCGCGGTTTGATAAGTCACCCCTAGCGTGGGCGTGCGAAGGAAACAGTACCGAGGTCGTCAAGCTATTGCTCGAGGCTCGCAAGTCAGTCCAACTTAAAGACAAGCTAGACCTTAACAGAAAAGCAACAAGATACAGCAATTATACGCCACTTCATTTCGTTATGGTCAACGAGAACCACGAAATTCTGGAAATGCTGCTCGATGACCCCAGAATCATGCGTGGATTGGGCGCAGCCAAGTGTGACGGTCTCAATCTTCTAGAGTTCGCTTTTGAACTACCATATCCGAGTTGTCTGACCACATTGCTGTTGCACCATCACACGAAGCCTACCGTGTTCTTCATGAGTGGCTGGGAACGAATTGTTCAGAAACACGCTAGTGTGGTCGATAGCGTCGAACTCTGGGAAGAATGGGAGCGCGCCGTCCTTGATCCAAAACACAAATTGCGGTTTCCTATTCATAAACTGGCTGAAGCTGGTCGACAAGAGAGGATCGAAGCACTTCGCCATAGTGAATTGAACGTTCATGAACTTGACGAAGACAACTGGACACCCGCCGATGTCGCTGCCAGGTTCCATCACAAGGAActcgaagagcttcttcgcAAAGACAATTCCACAAGAGACCTCACTACACATAAATACCGTGAACCATCGACTTTCATTAATGTTTACGAGGGACCAGAACTTATGGCATCACCATGTCATGCAGAAAGGCCATCATTGTCTTTCATCCTAGGTTGGTGGTTTCTATATTGTGCTATGGCTTGTTACTGATACATATTGACAATTAGACATGAATGTACCGCCAACCGCAGAGGGGATGGGTTGCTATCTTCGCACTCAAGAGGCCATTCCTCCCAACTCGAAATGCTTTTACTATGAAATAGAGGTCCTTCGTGTCAGCAATACAACGTAAGTCCTTGCCGTATCTTTCGTTTCTTTTATTCATACTTCTTTTATTCAGCCTGTGCTAATGTTTTGAATCAAGACGCTGTGTCTTTGGCTTCTGTCAGTCTTTTGTTCCTCAGAGATCGCTGCCTGGCTGGCACAAAGGATCGTGGGCCTATCATGGAGATGATGGGGGATTATTTGTTGAGGAAGGATGGCATACAAGTCGAGAAAGTGACCAGACTTTCGATGTAGGCGATGTTGTAGGCTGTGGTATGAATTTAGACACCGGTAAGGGATATCGCACTAAGAATGGAGTCCTCCTTGATTCTGGTATGTTCATTCCATGCAGTAAGACCGAGCAAGCAATTCTGACTCAAAACTAGGCGACGCCTTTGAAAATCACAACTCCTTGACCGGCAAATTAAATCACGACTTCTCGACCGGCAAATTTTATCCATGTCTAGGATTTGGCGCCAATACCCAGGGGACTGAGATGCGAATCCGCGTTGCGTTACAAGCTACTGAAGTACATCCTTTTTGTTTTCAAGGACCCTACGATGGACTGTTCTCAGAAAGGAATACGTAACCGCTTCAGCAGACTTGACTTGTTGTCGGGGCACGCGGATATGGCACCAGATTCCTTCAGTCATCAAAGGGCTCATAGGCCACAGAggtgttgtcaagaaggGGTCTTTAAGTGTTCTTCAGAACCATACGTGATCATTGCGAGCTCAATGTAATATATTTCTCTCGAAGTGAATTTTTAAATGCAAACAGATTCATGTCTCATGTGTATCCATCAAAGCCCATCAGCCGAGGAGGTCAGGCAATTGGCCTTATCATCACGACAACTTCAGCCCTGAAGGCCATCAGCTATCATCGCATTGACAAGCTGAACATGTCGATTGGCGTTTGTCTCACTCCACTCATCATCATAGTTAAGACCATAGGGCCAAATATGTCCTCCGCCACAGTTGATACGAACGCCAGCACCATCCCAAGATTGAAGCAGGGGAGTCGCTGTGCGCCAGTCATTCGCAGCACACTTTCTATCAAAAGCCGCAGTCTGGCCAATTCCAAGAGTGTGAGAGATCTCATGCAAAGCGGTGCGTTCGCTCATGTAAGATCTGTTGGAGCCGAAGCGGAGACTGCCATTGAAGTTGGCATCGGCTGTAGGGACGCCAGGAACGTAGGAGACGCGAATGGTCTTGGTGGCTCTACCCAAACGGTTGTATCGCGCTGCTGCGAGGCGCATGGCATTCTCAATGCGGCTGTAGGCATCGGCTTGGTCGGCTGATGGGTTGGAGACCTTTTCTAGGGACCAGTTGATGGCGGCTGAAGTGGTGGAAGCGCATGCCACGAGGGCAGTGAACATAGTAGAAAACCGCATGACGAATGTTCGTGAGAATGAATACCGTAATGATGAGGACGCCTCTTGGACATGTTGATGCTCAAGGCTCTAAATACTACTCACAGCTCAGTCTATAGCATACCGCTACTATATCAGCTTCCATAATCTGCATTATTCCCGTCGATCAACTTGACCCTTATCATTTTGAGGTTTCATCTATCGGCTCACATGGCCACTTTTGTAAAATGATACGGAGTATCTTCATCCGATTGTCCTGTTCGAAACATATCTGAAGCTTACGATTGGGCAGGATGCTGCTCAGACCACTTTAGCGATGAAACCCTGCGAGGGTTGCTAGAGTGTTGAAGCGATCGAATCCCAGCCCAGCGGAGCATTTCGAGAGAAACAACTCTAATTGCGAGCCTGATGAGCTAAACAGTAGCTTATTTCATTATTGTCCATTCTAAATCAACTTTGAGGTTGACGTCTTTGAGCAGTCAAGTACTTATCTCCCAATGATCAAAAAAGAAATGCAGCTATCCTTGGTAATCATGAAGAGCAAAGCAAGATATTAATAAACCCTCTCCAACAAGTCACTGGCGATCACTACAGTATACGGAAGGTGTGATAGCATCGCGCCTTGGTCTTAGATTGCCAAGACGATGAACGGAATACTGTAGCAAAACGGAACAATTAAAGGCGAGGGGAGACAAGGTCACAGGTTGGGACTTATCCATTGGTGGAACAACAGCTTAGTGTATCTTTGAAACCGACCAGCGTGCCTTATTTCACTACCGAAGCCTACCTCACGAGAAACATAAGGGACAAATAATACCATAACGCGTGATCAATGCTAAAGATTAATAATATCAAACGAATTTATCAGCTCTGGCCTTGACCCTGTTTGGCGGCCGTGTAGAGGACTTATACAGCAATTCCGTTCCTCGTGCATTCATTGATCAACCTCTTGGCATCGACGATCTGCTCGACTTTGCCATTCCCCGCCCACTTGACAAGCCTCGACCTGCCCGATTGTGCCCGTGCTACCGACCATCCATCCCTCTCCAAACCGTGAACAGGATCACTGGCAAAACTGAGGTAGAGATCTTGCATTCTCTCACTGACCTTTCGCTCGAATTTGGTTGATGGGCCCTCAATATCGTGTGTACCGAAGATCTGAGGCAATTCAGCCGTATGATACGCGCCCAGCCAGGGTAGAGGGGAAACGTTGGTGAAGTTACCCGCGTAAAGGTACTGGAAAGTTCTGGCACCTGCTTCAGATCTCAGCCGGCTTTCTTTGAGGGTAGTGCATTGGAGATTGAGGCCAAACCCATTGGCAACAGGCTTGAGGTTGGCCGGTATCTCTGTAGCTGTTTCGTAGCCGGGAAAGTTGTAGGGAATGACGGCAGCTCCTTCATTCGTGTTGGTTCCAATCAAGAGAGGAACGTTTGTTGGGAATTTGGATGAGCCTGCAGTGATTCTCCCGGTGTAATTGGCGAAAGCGGTGACATTATCTGGTATAAGTGAGAACCCAAGgccatcatcagcagcaccTCCCTGACCGAGTTCTGCCTGAAGATattccttgagcttgtgtTCGGGGACCCCTTTCATGCACTGGAGCTCTTTTCCAGGCGATAAGTCGCCGCATCCCAGGTGCTTCGCGGCGATAGAAAAGGTACTGTGGTTTCTGGCATCCCCCAGACTTCCCTCAATCGCCAAGGCGTTCCCAGAATCGGCTATGACACCCTTGACAATCGGGTTGCGAGGCCATGCAAACAGATAGCCATCCGTAGCATATGCGCCTGCGCTTTCACCCCAGAGCGTGATGCGGTTGGGATCGCCGCCGAATCGAGCAATATTATCTCGTACCCATTTGACAGCGAGACGTTGGTCAAGCAGCGCCAGGTTCAAgttctttccttcttttgctAATCCCGCAGCATTCGGTAATCCGAAGATATTGAGTCGATACTGGGTCTGTACAACGATGTGCTTCTGACTTCGCTGAACCCAGGGTTGGGCAAGTTGATACGGGACGTTGGTGCCCCCAATCATATAGCCACCTCCGTGAATCCAGATCACGACAGGCAACCGTCCATCTTTCGCGCCTTTCTTTTCGGCGATAGAGTTCTTGGGGATGAACAAAGAGAGTCTCAAACAATCTTCAGTGGTATTCGCGTAGTCTCCCCGCTGGAAATTGGCAGCAGAAACGAGGCTATCAGCAACAGTACCTCTGAGCAACAGAGGCACGTATTGAATACATCCCCGCGGGAGTTTTGTTGCTTGAATGACTTTATCTCCAGGATATTTCTTTGCAAGAGGTGGCGCGAATCTGAGATTTCCGACCGGAGTCTCTGCGAATGGGATATCAAGAAATGCGGCAACGTCTGGGTAAGATGGTTCAAAGAATGGTGCAAAGATACCAGAGCTTGTATTGAAACTCAATGAGTTGTCTCCATATTTTCTGGCTGTCCATGCGCTCGCCAGAAGTGGCAGCGATACTAGGGCGAGAAAGTTGAGATGcatgatggtcttgttgcGTGGCTGTCAGCGATGCGTTGACAACGGTGTAAACAGTTGACACGATATCTTATATACACGACCCGCATCAACAAGTAAATTTCGCATATAGAATCTCCTAATCGAATAATTCACCATTCTTAATAATCACGACTTGCACTATGAGCTCCAAGGTCTTTAACTCCGATAAAACCAAGTATCATCGGCGCTTATATCCGCTCCGCATGTTGATCAAGCACTGAAGAACAGGTAAAGACGGATCGCTTAGAATTAAATCGGTTTAAACCTAtggtttattattaatagtgATTTATTAATGACAAATATTCTATAAGTTAAGTCCTTCTAAGTCCATTCTATAAGCGCCGGACAATTTGCGTTGTCCAAAGTCCGGTAGTCAGCTTACTACTAGTCAAGCTACCAAAAAGCCAGGTG
Coding sequences:
- a CDS encoding hypothetical protein (At least one base has a quality score < 10) → MHTKSSLRFSFALLLLLVVEALADDDDTDFLMNVFSDLGPVLALFGEQFARQFLSETFTWYDHVIFACVPLGIMTAIAGAIRVQGHKFLKAFIGRARENKAAAEIEYMSSTSAEVGELFNGRGIVRTMGQPEIAQFIVFPDELLKEKKGAQNQSYGIHTLKSASQEGILCKEGYTDELDLAAQNWLKSFKGTDTRKKDVEQAETGFSRSVSRIKRANPLQKNDRFPKYWDSLKSPNLQLNIATEKISPRRRSIELHLAAIVAVILQASLLVIAGVVPYSAEGYESQPWGLPCYIGGSVLLFIGMLACSVAIERSTKEFKWRPSSGITNETRKPSEVRDQSMDLFWVQRTQRVSDQDFDSYVISSRNKQFISTSSRREDVLSGMNDTGNKGSNQIKIDPIDDETTNKHPTAKTPVDSDEDRRLESDFLAVTAIFAGGAGFTIQFIGLRGLPWPCAVAQLGAIIAMAIIRALVRRRLGDDPRYCHAPSRYELDLLATQLVDASSPRPPNQPLKTPQKDWTWRVDTAKHRLQSIYSFRIGNCLNPGVSSLTKEDCASSQFDHLNEAQRIMLVRKRLGDLVRWETEAFKPALALARSIERFLDEFMPVAPDKNLIEWKVPMKDSKDKRSDVTLAITKKVSSGWKIKVGEVEAILSLWMAHLDATKAAKTKDKEKSDWQRSKAGVALGVDYCRILGPSDQRGVLERDIKWWVGNPSVTEITMVKRMEGTSSSSHRDFETCEALYHCHDPVNDDIKMVIGFMGPLQPENRQKLLVQHSTAGLATIAAQHLFTSFLWTIVDLDQLPKDFLDQGSINIHESVSIQPTKPLDLESSKLGTGRKLSHTKLTRFALHAEKEGLGVLDDILLCLIPIFSLKDVLPNDVVLKLDLPGLRGRSSWVKDAPAYLALLKFMAKDSMCHFDDYLSLASVVHALDYIYLMALDDQNMVYGKALPVVDDRASAPKPDDSSANSKSLSGQSSGDIQKLLDHISQFYPDAVKKLSVFYELQGRKDFLCKLESRCGEIKKPWSHVYDNEKESLMKQIRFTFLHDQASNMAPIDLRSFQEKDWKKRDIFGWTALHYAASCKEFNLVEECQQHIMRNSHLDGCLKALLRQSHPQTWWFDNFGRSPIHVACLTGNHGFLQRLLASLSDQDARSSLETKGLDGMTPLHLSVQGGHPKCIEVITNNGHLQEFELPTDSWKRDPVHLAVAKGEYECCQELIYNGKLKFSPYTLDIHGKSLFSYLDDENGVQRSVGQLLLKVHSKAFERKDNEGQSIWHLAIKFLDKDSIETLKDQHKLTIDNSNNNGETPLHLAVKRKDKRLVGCLLELGAKAGINAAKDQSPLMFACFHGEAEMVQSMNKQAANDVDKDGKSPLHYVLECKSCNDEDREKIVKWLVSAMKNVDVEDQRGRTPLHVACQNSKSSIVSILIEKGANPGIKDDEGNNALRYAVGLRLQVGGVTFTWREDVARKLLKRSPDCIRDQNEKGHTALFLALMQGEEDASIFLLKSGADPQVITEKQYLTPFMWACLDGGPLRFISTVLEMAEQQVDGFDINQGDSRFDKSPLAWACEGNSTEVVKLLLEARKSVQLKDKLDLNRKATRYSNYTPLHFVMVNENHEILEMLLDDPRIMRGLGAAKCDGLNLLEFAFELPYPSCLTTLLLHHHTKPTVFFMSGWERIVQKHASVVDSVELWEEWERAVLDPKHKLRFPIHKLAEAGRQERIEALRHSELNVHELDEDNWTPADVAARFHHKELEELLRKDNSTRDLTTHKYREPSTFINVYEGPELMASPCHAERPSLSFILDMNVPPTAEGMGCYLRTQEAIPPNSKCFYYEIEVLRVSNTTRCVFGFCQSFVPQRSLPGWHKGSWAYHGDDGGLFVEEGWHTSRESDQTFDVGDVVGCGMNLDTGKGYRTKNGVLLDSGDAFENHNSLTGKLNHDFSTGKFYPCLGFGANTQGTEMRIRVALQATEVHPFCFQGPYDGLFSERNT